A single genomic interval of Pyrus communis chromosome 7, drPyrComm1.1, whole genome shotgun sequence harbors:
- the LOC137738852 gene encoding scarecrow-like protein 32, with protein MKTEVRGSITSVSLQNPSTALFTTSQGKSLTGALTGCLGSLDGACIEKLLLHCASALESNDVTLAQQVMWVLNNVASSVGDPNQRLTSWILRALISRASKVFPTPMNFNGSSSTSTIPSRLMSVTELAGYVDLIPWHRFGYCASNSAICKAIEGCPKVHILDFSITHCMQWPTLIDALEKRPEGPPLLRITVPHWRPQVPPLLNVSSEEVGLRLGNFSRFRNVPFEFNVIENSSSLELLLGTQLNPSSLGLREDEVLVVNCQNWLHYLSDEPLGGIPGHQDGSMRNTFLNTIRSLNPRIIVVVDEDSDLTAPSLSSRITTCFNYLWIPFDSLETFLPKDSTQRMNYESDVGHKIENIIGFEGQQRIERLESGVTMSQRLRNIGFSSAPFCEETAKEVKALLDEHASGWGMKREEDMLVLTWKGHNSVFATAWVPNPNALLIED; from the coding sequence ATGAAAACTGAAGTTAGAGGAAGCATTACCTCCGTTTCTCTCCAAAATCCAAGTACTGCTCTCTTCACCACCTCTCAGGGGAAGTCTCTCACCGGCGCGCTTACAGGGTGTCTCGGAAGCCTCGACGGGGCATGTATTGAGAAGCTACTACTTCACTGTGCAAGTGCCCTAGAGAGCAATGATGTGACCTTGGCTCAACAGGTGATGTGGGTGCTCAACAATGTTGCCTCTTCTGTTGGTGACCCTAACCAAAGGCTCACCTCATGGATCTTGAGGGCATTGATTTCAAGAGCCTCCAAGGTTTTCCCTACACCTATGAATTTTAATGGAAGCAGTAGCACTAGTACCATTCCGAGTAGGTTGATGTCGGTGACTGAGCTAGCCGGGTATGTTGATCTAATCCCATGGCACCGATTTGGATATTGTGCATCAAATAGTGCAATTTGTAAGGCAATTGAAGGGTGCCCAAAAGTTCATATCTTAGATTTTAGCATCACTCATTGTATGCAATGGCCTACTTTAATAGATGCATTGGAAAAAAGGCCTGAGGGTCCTCCTTTGCTTAGAATCACTGTTCCCCATTGGAGGCCACAAGTCCCACCTTTGCTCAATGTTTCAAGCGAAGAAGTTGGTCTTCGTTTGGGGAATTTCTCTAGGTTTAGAAATGTCCCTTTTGAGTTCAATGTGATTGAAAATTCATCCTCTTTGGAATTGCTTCTGGGCACTCAATTAAACCCTTCCTCACTAGGGCTCCGGGAAGATGAGGTTTTGGTTGTAAATTGTCAAAACTGGTTACACTATCTTTCCGATGAGCCGCTTGGTGGTATCCCCGGCCATCAAGATGGTTCGATGCGCAACACTTTCCTTAACACCATTAGATCCCTTAACCCTAGAATCATAGTTGTGGTAGATGAAGATTCTGATCTTACTGCACCAAGTCTTAGCTCAAGAATAACAACTTGTTTTAATTATCTTTGGATACCCTTTGATTCCTTGGAAACATTCTTGCCTAAAGATAGTACTCAAAGGATGAATTATGAATCTGATGTTGGtcacaaaattgaaaacattatTGGTTTTGAAGGGCAACAAAGAATAGAGAGGTTGGAGTCAGGTGTCACAATGTCACAAAGATTGAGAAACATTGGTTTTTCAAGTGCTCCATTTTGTGAAGAGACTGCTAAGGAAGTGAAGGCCTTGTTAGATGAACATGCAAGTGGTTGGGGCATGAAACGTGAAGAAGATATGTTGGTGCTCACATGGAAGGGACACAACTCAGTTTTTGCGACAGCTTGGGTCCCAAATCCAAATGCGTTGCTAATTGAGGATTAA